From Punica granatum isolate Tunisia-2019 chromosome 1, ASM765513v2, whole genome shotgun sequence:
AAGCAATAATTGCATATGCATAAGTTACAGTGGCAGCCACTATAAAGACTCCAACGTCAATGCACACAGTAGCAGCAGCAACATACAAGAACCTGCATAACAAACCAAAGGCATCAACCATGTTCAGAATAGATAGCATCAACCCATGTCACTTGAGTGGAGATGGCTTCCATGCAAGAATAAAGACTTTAACAGAGGAAAAGGGCCTATTCTTATGCAAGTAGTCACACTAACACAGTATCTCGATGTTTCTATCTACCAGCATAAACCTTCAGATGGGTTGGCATAGCTCTTTAGAAATTCTTACTTTGGGGAGAAGACGCTCCAGACGAATAAATGGTTTCTCATTAACAACAGGACAATGGTATAAGCAGCCAGTAAGACGGAATTCAACCCCAGAGGAACAAGACAAGGAAATCCAAGCATCGCCTTCAGTAGCTGTCTGGAATCAGAGCCCTGCAGAGCAACACTGACGTCCTTCACAGAAATGTGCACCAATATACTCAGAAGAAATAGCATGGGCGACGCATAGGTTATCATAAACATCAAGATGCCAGAGACCAACGTGGAGTAACTTGAAGTGCCCTGAAAATGAGAGACAAAACAGCAGTAAGGAAACTCGGAATGCGTTTGAAGTCTAAAATTGAAATGATCGAGAATggtctctcttttttttcccccaaattaatatttgaaaaaaatcaacatGGACCTGGCAACATGTCTCTTGTGCAACTCACTGCACCCTATTTTAATGTGTCATGTACCCATATGGAGGACATCGTGAAGAGTTTCAATTTTACTGAGTTCTATAAATGGTTGACCATGACCCAAATTTGGTATCTTCAAGAGTCTTATCACCGAGAAATAACATATAGCTATATATTATACAGTACGTCAATCGTGAAAATACGTACAATAAATGCACCAGCAACATCAATCGTAGCAAGAGCGTTGCTGTTCCCCATAGAATAATGGCCTACCATCCCTAAGTAGTACAAAGTAGATACCTGTAGGAACAAAGAAAATCATAAGCAACTTTACAAGTAATTGCAATTAGTCAGAGAAGAACAGGGGATACATAGAAGTACCGTTGAGCTATAATAGAACATCTGTGCTCCTTTTAAGATGTGATGCATGGGGACTGAGTAGTGATCGACAATGTGACCTTTTATCAGATTGCTAGTAGTTTCTAATGAACGGGGAAAGGAAGCATTCAGGTTTTTCAATCTATTCAAAACAAATGGAAAATTCGAAAACAATTCAAGCATGGCAATTCTACAAACTCAGGAACAGAAGCATAAAGCTAGTCAAGAAAGACCGGAGAACTGCAGGTAATTTAACATTAATGTTGCAGTCATAGACCCACAAAATTGTTAGACCGCAAATTATTCTCATAGAAGACCGACAAATCATTAGGGAAAACACAATGTTGATATTCTAAATTGCTTTCTTCAGCAAGGGAGGCCGTTTCTGGACTTAAAATTTCATGTCTTTTTTTCTAGCACAAGTAGAATCTCTTAGCTAGGAAAACTGACGGCTCTATATAAGGTTCCATTTCTTGATTGTTAACAATTTATACATCTCTCCTGATTTCTCTAGATTTGTTGATTGAAATTTCGTGTCAGCTTCAAATTTTTAACCAATTTTATCAGGTAATCATGCATCTGATGCACGAATGAGAAATCGAAGTAGAGTCAAATCACTTGAAATTTCTggaactgacctcaacccatTGCTTATATGGTGGCCCAGTAGTTGAAGAGTACAGCATAATTAAGTAGATCTGAAAGAGAAGAATCGAGATGGGCATCGAACTGACGGGCTGTTGGAGCAAGAGTTGAACAAGGCACCAACAAAGTAGCAGTGCCCACCCAATCACATATAAAGAATCCCTGATCTCATGCAGCAGAACTTTCATGATGGCGTTGGAGGGAACAGAAGTAGACGAGCTGATACTACAACTTGAGgaattcttatttttcttagtAAGAACGAACCATGGAAAGGCTACAATAGTCCCCACAGAAATGATCATCAGAGTAGTGTAGATTTTTTGAGCCGATAAAGTTGCACCACTGCCCGATGAAGTGACTGTGTTGTCTTGAAATTCTATCACATGTTTCAGAACCAACAAACCCGGCACCAAAAGACTGAACATAATTGCTAAAACCTcttttatccttttccatATAAGGGACAAAGCAAACAAGCCTAAGCTCATTACCAAGACAAAGGCCACAATCTGAGTATACTTCACATATTCATTTCCTCTCAGTTCAAGCCACTTAGAAATGTCAGGAAGATTAGTCCAGTTTACACCGCCTTGATGCCAACCTCTCATGATTCTTCCTGAAATAATCAATGCTAAGACAGAATAAAATTGACAACCAGCTCTTTCATTGTGACTTGGATGTTGCATTCTTACTGCTGGAAAGACCTGTAATGCTTCACGGAGTAgcaacagacaaagtgttgaTGTCAAAAAATGCCAGTTGTATTGCTCTTCCTCTACCATTGAACTTGATCCCATGCTAATGGCATGCCCTACTGTAGCAACAACAATGAAAAATTCATCCAAACCCCGCAAGTGGGGCCTACTTTCTCTTTTAAGGAGGTTTGCCTCCCCTTCAATAGAGACAGCTTTGTTCAAATGAAATAATAGGCCCAGTAATATTACACTAGATAATAGCATCGCTGATACTCCAAGAGCAAGTAGCCCTACAGGTTTCTGCAAATACATAGCAAAAACAAATCATAAGAGTGTGAAGAATGGAAGATTCAGTAAGGCAAATATCATCTGCAAGAGTGACATGATTTTTCACTGGTGACAACTGCAGCATAAGATCAAGTTATTATACCCACAAAGTAGAGCAAAAGAATACATACATCAGTGACTCTTCGTGCTAACCACTCACTTGCAGTCTTCAGAAACTCGTGATACGCTGCAGCAGCTCTAATGTAGTCCTTCCTCCTGTTTGACCTTTATGACATTTCCAAAGACAGCAATGATAATCAGCAGTCTTCAAATAAACCTTGTGCCAAAACTTTTTGACTGATAGTTTCAGGTATTACATGGACATTTTTTTGGACACCCAGGATCTGTGAAGAGCAGCAGCATTTTGATATAGACAACAAAATTTTTTCTCCACGCTTCCACTGCACTTACTAACAACCAACTCTTTGTTGAAATTAATGCATCTCATACCAGGTAACTGAACTTGTAATAAACTAAGCAATTGCCATGAATTCAATTCCATCGCCCTCAACTGCTGCTCTTCTGCATATAACATTAACATTAAGCTTCAGCATAGTTGTAAAAGCTAACCTCAAAATAGCAAGATAAACAAGATTATCTTTTTTGACTGATTTGCACTTGAATTAATAATAGCACCAGAGTGTGTGAAACTATATAGAGAAAGATATACAAAAGATCTACAAAGCAAAACACCAAGTCGATTGGATGACAAAGTAAACCATATCATTTGGGAAATTTTCCAGATTCCTTCTTATAAACAGGATCAGCTTCCACAATAACTATAATTTATCATCAGTTCTCCAGATTCCTGCTTAGAAACAGGAGTTTCTAGTTGTCACTCTTATTTCATGAAGTAGTTTCCTTTGATCTTTGTGTTGAGAATATTAATTATGCGAGTAGCTTCACACAGCTTGCCTGAAAACGCCCAAACATAAAAGGAGAGAGGGAACAGTGCGCACACACATACGTCTGGGCAGGGAGGGGGGGGTGGTGCGGGGAAGAGGAGAGAgtgggagggagagagggaggacCTGACATAAAATCAAGGGTGTCTTGTATCAGCACTCCGATGTTGTTTTTAGGTATTGGAACATTGAAAAGAGCAGCTAATGTTGGTGCAATGTCTACCTGAATGGAGAAATTAAATTCTTAAAAGGAAATAGGCAGAACTAATTTAAAGgctatttacatatatattttacatgtCCAGGAGCATGAACATGTGTTCCATCAGCTACACATTTACCAACTGCAGTTTCTTATCTATCTTCTTATACACCAAGGGATGAAAAGAACGATTTTCACATAGGCTAGCTccatttaattttgaataataaaGACTACAGAATGCTTACTCTTACATCGACCACATCCTATTAGCCCGTTACAAGCACATAGGGACTCCATATTGCAGCAAACAGAAGAGCAAGGACCAACACATTGACTCTCTAGGTAAGTCCACAATGGGATGATTCGATGTTTTAATGTGGACTAAACTTATGATTTATGAAAGCAGTAACACAAACCTTACAAAGTTACAGAAAAGAGAATAATTCTCATAATGCCTACTGGTTAGCAAGTCTGAATACTAGAAATTCACTTTAAGTGGAAATTAGGAGACTAAAGAAAAATCCCAGATGCTAATGCTTCTAATCAAACAGAGAAATTTCTTCTGGCagtatataataatttgaCAATCAATATTTTAGCAGAAAAGTACCTAAACACAAAATCACCACTTGTACATCACCTGATCAACCGTAATACTCTGTTGTCCTGCAAGCCCATGCATTTGATCTTTTAATCCAATGAAAAGAGCTAAAGAGTCAGTCTCTTCATATGAAGATCCCCCGTGGTTACCATCCTCAGTCATGCCATGATCACTTACAATCACCTATAAAGATACACCTTAGATAAAAGTTCTCGGATGGACAAAACCAGAGATATCGCAATAAAGATCCAGTCACAAGGCGCCAGTTAAGGATCTTCAAAAAgcttaaattttataataacttCATAAACTAGACAGTAGACATCAGTCTCTGATACTGCCTCAGGGCATAACATTTCACGTCGCGTGCATATACCCTTTCTCTTTACACCTAGAGAAAATGAGTATTGACAGCAAGCTAGGATAAATAGACACATTTTTCTCACCTTGCGAggaaaggaggaaaaaaaactaGATCAGTACTCCCAGCATAACAGTCATATTCTTCAAATGTTCCAATGTTTCCTTCAAACGCAAAAACTGAAAGGTCTACAAGATTCATTCTTTAGCGCCAGATATTCATTTTTTCGCTTTAAAACCCTCTTCTCCACAATTGATTGTTTTATCATCTCTTGATTACGGTACACATCAATTTGCTATATctacaaaataattatgttaaaATATCCCACATGACTATAATTCTAGTAAGTGCAACATGTATATTCTTCTACATGTAGTTCATCCGCTATACAAGTAGTTTCATGCCAAACCAGATTGTTGTTCTATCAATAAAATCCAGTCTGCAGATCATTGGACTAAGTCATATTACATTTACTAATTGTAGCAAGTGTTTCTTGAATTCATCAACCTACCTGCTGGCCTATGAAATTAGTAATCGTTTTGAAATCCACTGCCACACTTACACTTTtgaaccctaaaaccctaaaataaGTCAGTAAACTCCGTGTCTTTATGGAGGTGTTGTATGACATGAAAATAACATAACATTGTTCTCTTGGTGGCAGTTCTCAATGCGTTGTTTCGCTTAAGAAAGACAAATAATATTCTTTTGAATGAAACAATCACGTCAAATCCAACATCAACATCAAGAATATAGAGCAAGACGAACCAAAAGTGTCCGTCCTTTATCTTCATCTTGCATCTGACTAGTACTATGGATCCTTTCAATCACTTCATCCATTTCCTTGAGCTTTGGTGCCATTAAAACACTGAAATAAGGGAAATATGAGATTAAAATAAGTAGAAAATGAGATCATAAGCACCAGAATGGAATAAAATTCTACCTTTTACGACCGCCTATATGGCCGACATGATCCAAGCCTAGATAATGGAGAATCTAGATGAAACATTCAATTTGTAGAAAGATATAAGTAACATAGTTTCATCACAAGAGAGATTTTGAAAGCAAgaacttttaattaaaatatggaGAACATTATCTAACCATAATATCCCAGTCATCTCTCATAAGCTCATCTCCCAAATGTCGAGAGACGTTTCGATCAACTTCAACGGTGTCTTTGACCTGCCACCAAAACAGACATGAGCGCAAGTAAGATAAAGAAATATCTAACACCACCAGAAACACTGAATAAGCACATTTCAGCCCAACCCAAAGAAATATCTATAAGGGAAAGAACATATAAAACTGCCAAACAGGGGAAGAACTGCCAACAAAGATGACTTACAAAAAAACTGCTGACACCATCGGTTCGAGTAAACAATCCTGGAAACAACTTAAGCCAAGTATCATCGCCAAACATCCATATCTTTCTCCCAGTGCGAAAAAGTTGACCTGCCATAT
This genomic window contains:
- the LOC116192312 gene encoding GPI ethanolamine phosphate transferase 2 isoform X2, translated to MDHKMNHSLSCSRFTTLTVAAVLIQLVGLSLFIFGFFPIKPALSGISGPESFRPPWDDVGKNRSVAALPPEQLRRLYQELSELPSSFDRLILMVIDGLPAEFILGKDGDHPKKAFVEAMPYTQTLLSTGVAVGFHAKAAPPTVTMPCLKAMVSGAIPGYLDVVYNFNTQALQDDNIIGQLFRTGRKIWMFGDDTWLKLFPGLFTRTDGVSSFFVKDTVEVDRNVSRHLGDELMRDDWDIMILHYLGLDHVGHIGGRKSVLMAPKLKEMDEVIERIHSTSQMQDEDKGRTLLVIVSDHGMTEDGNHGGSSYEETDSLALFIGLKDQMHGLAGQQSITVDQVLPLSLPLSPLPRTTPPSLPRQEQQLRAMELNSWQLLSLLQVQLPGMRCINFNKELVVSKCSGSVEKKFCCLYQNAAALHRSWVSKKMSMSNRRKDYIRAAAAYHEFLKTASEWLARRVTDKPVGLLALGVSAMLLSSVILLGLLFHLNKAVSIEGEANLLKRESRPHLRGLDEFFIVVATVGHAISMGSSSMVEEEQYNWHFLTSTLCLLLLREALQVFPAVRMQHPSHNERAGCQFYSVLALIISGRIMRGWHQGGVNWTNLPDISKWLELRGNEYVKYTQIVAFVLVMSLGLFALSLIWKRIKEVLAIMFSLLVPGLLVLKHVIEFQDNTVTSSGSGATLSAQKIYTTLMIISVGTIVAFPWFVLTKKNKNSSSCSISSSTSVPSNAIMKVLLHEIRDSLYVIGWALLLCWCLVQLLLQQPVSSMPISILLFQIYLIMLYSSTTGPPYKQWVEVSTLYYLGMVGHYSMGNSNALATIDVAGAFIGTSSYSTLVSGILMFMITYASPMLFLLSILVHISVKDVSVALQGSDSRQLLKAMLGFPCLVPLGLNSVLLAAYTIVLLLMRNHLFVWSVFSPKFLYVAAATVCIDVGVFIVAATVTYAYAIIASTGKPKGQQA
- the LOC116192312 gene encoding GPI ethanolamine phosphate transferase 2 isoform X1, translated to MDHKMNHSLSCSRFTTLTVAAVLIQLVGLSLFIFGFFPIKPALSGISGPESFRPPWDDVGKNRSVAALPPEQLRRLYQELSELPSSFDRLILMVIDGLPAEFILGKDGDHPKKAFVEAMPYTQTLLSTGVAVGFHAKAAPPTVTMPCLKAMVSGAIPGYLDVVYNFNTQALQDDNIIGQLFRTGRKIWMFGDDTWLKLFPGLFTRTDGVSSFFVKDTVEVDRNVSRHLGDELMRDDWDIMILHYLGLDHVGHIGGRKSVLMAPKLKEMDEVIERIHSTSQMQDEDKGRTLLVIVSDHGMTEDGNHGGSSYEETDSLALFIGLKDQMHGLAGQQSITVDQVDIAPTLAALFNVPIPKNNIGVLIQDTLDFMSEEQQLRAMELNSWQLLSLLQVQLPGMRCINFNKELVVSKCSGSVEKKFCCLYQNAAALHRSWVSKKMSMSNRRKDYIRAAAAYHEFLKTASEWLARRVTDKPVGLLALGVSAMLLSSVILLGLLFHLNKAVSIEGEANLLKRESRPHLRGLDEFFIVVATVGHAISMGSSSMVEEEQYNWHFLTSTLCLLLLREALQVFPAVRMQHPSHNERAGCQFYSVLALIISGRIMRGWHQGGVNWTNLPDISKWLELRGNEYVKYTQIVAFVLVMSLGLFALSLIWKRIKEVLAIMFSLLVPGLLVLKHVIEFQDNTVTSSGSGATLSAQKIYTTLMIISVGTIVAFPWFVLTKKNKNSSSCSISSSTSVPSNAIMKVLLHEIRDSLYVIGWALLLCWCLVQLLLQQPVSSMPISILLFQIYLIMLYSSTTGPPYKQWVEVSTLYYLGMVGHYSMGNSNALATIDVAGAFIGTSSYSTLVSGILMFMITYASPMLFLLSILVHISVKDVSVALQGSDSRQLLKAMLGFPCLVPLGLNSVLLAAYTIVLLLMRNHLFVWSVFSPKFLYVAAATVCIDVGVFIVAATVTYAYAIIASTGKPKGQQA
- the LOC116192312 gene encoding GPI ethanolamine phosphate transferase 2 isoform X3 → MYLLLCVSTLIQELSELPSSFDRLILMVIDGLPAEFILGKDGDHPKKAFVEAMPYTQTLLSTGVAVGFHAKAAPPTVTMPCLKAMVSGAIPGYLDVVYNFNTQALQDDNIIGQLFRTGRKIWMFGDDTWLKLFPGLFTRTDGVSSFFVKDTVEVDRNVSRHLGDELMRDDWDIMILHYLGLDHVGHIGGRKSVLMAPKLKEMDEVIERIHSTSQMQDEDKGRTLLVIVSDHGMTEDGNHGGSSYEETDSLALFIGLKDQMHGLAGQQSITVDQVDIAPTLAALFNVPIPKNNIGVLIQDTLDFMSEEQQLRAMELNSWQLLSLLQVQLPGMRCINFNKELVVSKCSGSVEKKFCCLYQNAAALHRSWVSKKMSMSNRRKDYIRAAAAYHEFLKTASEWLARRVTDKPVGLLALGVSAMLLSSVILLGLLFHLNKAVSIEGEANLLKRESRPHLRGLDEFFIVVATVGHAISMGSSSMVEEEQYNWHFLTSTLCLLLLREALQVFPAVRMQHPSHNERAGCQFYSVLALIISGRIMRGWHQGGVNWTNLPDISKWLELRGNEYVKYTQIVAFVLVMSLGLFALSLIWKRIKEVLAIMFSLLVPGLLVLKHVIEFQDNTVTSSGSGATLSAQKIYTTLMIISVGTIVAFPWFVLTKKNKNSSSCSISSSTSVPSNAIMKVLLHEIRDSLYVIGWALLLCWCLVQLLLQQPVSSMPISILLFQIYLIMLYSSTTGPPYKQWVEVSTLYYLGMVGHYSMGNSNALATIDVAGAFIGTSSYSTLVSGILMFMITYASPMLFLLSILVHISVKDVSVALQGSDSRQLLKAMLGFPCLVPLGLNSVLLAAYTIVLLLMRNHLFVWSVFSPKFLYVAAATVCIDVGVFIVAATVTYAYAIIASTGKPKGQQA
- the LOC116192312 gene encoding GPI ethanolamine phosphate transferase 2 isoform X4; amino-acid sequence: MFEGQLFRTGRKIWMFGDDTWLKLFPGLFTRTDGVSSFFVKDTVEVDRNVSRHLGDELMRDDWDIMILHYLGLDHVGHIGGRKSVLMAPKLKEMDEVIERIHSTSQMQDEDKGRTLLVIVSDHGMTEDGNHGGSSYEETDSLALFIGLKDQMHGLAGQQSITVDQVDIAPTLAALFNVPIPKNNIGVLIQDTLDFMSEEQQLRAMELNSWQLLSLLQVQLPGMRCINFNKELVVSKCSGSVEKKFCCLYQNAAALHRSWVSKKMSMSNRRKDYIRAAAAYHEFLKTASEWLARRVTDKPVGLLALGVSAMLLSSVILLGLLFHLNKAVSIEGEANLLKRESRPHLRGLDEFFIVVATVGHAISMGSSSMVEEEQYNWHFLTSTLCLLLLREALQVFPAVRMQHPSHNERAGCQFYSVLALIISGRIMRGWHQGGVNWTNLPDISKWLELRGNEYVKYTQIVAFVLVMSLGLFALSLIWKRIKEVLAIMFSLLVPGLLVLKHVIEFQDNTVTSSGSGATLSAQKIYTTLMIISVGTIVAFPWFVLTKKNKNSSSCSISSSTSVPSNAIMKVLLHEIRDSLYVIGWALLLCWCLVQLLLQQPVSSMPISILLFQIYLIMLYSSTTGPPYKQWVEVSTLYYLGMVGHYSMGNSNALATIDVAGAFIGTSSYSTLVSGILMFMITYASPMLFLLSILVHISVKDVSVALQGSDSRQLLKAMLGFPCLVPLGLNSVLLAAYTIVLLLMRNHLFVWSVFSPKFLYVAAATVCIDVGVFIVAATVTYAYAIIASTGKPKGQQA